In Helicobacter mastomyrinus, a single genomic region encodes these proteins:
- the hslU gene encoding HslU--HslV peptidase ATPase subunit, whose product MKENMTPKEIVAYLDSYIIGQNEAKKAVAIALRNRYRRMQLDKEVQEEITPKNILMIGSTGVGKTEIARRMAKMMGLPFVKVEASKYTEVGFVGRDVESMVRDLVLASVNLVENEHRQKAQAQINDYIIEKITQKLLPPLPSGASEAKKNEYEISFAKMKQKVIKGEVDDLMIEIDISKKAPIGDDNLPPDMIKVQESIFKVLNVTQDKIKKEMSVREAKEALMYEATESVLDAESIRAEGLRRAEQNGVIFIDEIDKVAISNKDSSRQDPSKEGVQRDLLPIVEGSVVNTKYGQIKTDYILFIAAGAFHVSKPSDLIPELQGRFPLRVELSTLDEESLYQILTQTKSSLLRQYQLLLETENIRLEFSDEAIRELARLSHNANQRTEDIGARRLHTTIEHVLEDISFNVDEYQGKEIEVNVEMVREALADLVENVDLARYIL is encoded by the coding sequence ATGAAAGAAAATATGACGCCCAAAGAGATAGTGGCATATCTTGATAGCTATATTATCGGGCAGAATGAGGCAAAAAAAGCGGTGGCTATCGCTCTAAGGAATCGTTACAGACGTATGCAGCTTGATAAGGAAGTGCAGGAGGAAATCACGCCCAAAAATATCCTTATGATTGGCTCAACGGGTGTGGGTAAAACAGAGATTGCTAGACGTATGGCAAAAATGATGGGTTTGCCTTTTGTCAAAGTGGAGGCAAGTAAATATACTGAAGTGGGCTTTGTGGGGAGAGATGTAGAATCTATGGTAAGAGATTTAGTCCTAGCGAGTGTGAATCTTGTAGAGAATGAGCATAGGCAAAAGGCTCAAGCGCAAATCAATGATTACATCATTGAAAAAATCACGCAAAAGCTTTTGCCACCATTGCCAAGCGGAGCGAGTGAAGCTAAGAAAAATGAATACGAAATAAGCTTTGCAAAAATGAAGCAAAAAGTGATTAAGGGTGAAGTGGATGATTTGATGATTGAAATTGATATAAGTAAGAAAGCCCCAATAGGCGACGATAATCTCCCGCCAGATATGATAAAAGTGCAAGAATCTATCTTTAAGGTGCTGAATGTTACGCAAGATAAAATCAAAAAAGAAATGAGCGTGAGAGAGGCTAAAGAAGCCCTGATGTATGAAGCTACAGAATCTGTGCTAGATGCGGAGAGCATTCGCGCGGAGGGCTTAAGACGTGCGGAGCAAAATGGTGTAATCTTTATCGATGAGATTGATAAAGTGGCAATAAGCAACAAAGATAGCTCAAGGCAGGACCCTAGCAAAGAGGGTGTGCAGCGGGATTTACTCCCTATTGTTGAGGGCAGTGTAGTGAATACAAAATATGGACAGATAAAGACGGATTATATTTTGTTTATCGCTGCAGGGGCGTTTCACGTAAGCAAACCAAGTGATTTAATCCCGGAATTACAGGGGAGATTCCCTTTACGTGTGGAACTAAGCACACTTGATGAGGAAAGCCTCTATCAAATTCTTACCCAAACTAAAAGCTCTCTTTTGCGACAATATCAACTCCTGCTAGAGACAGAGAATATTCGGCTTGAATTTAGCGATGAAGCCATTAGGGAACTTGCCCGTTTATCGCATAATGCTAATCAGCGCACCGAAGATATTGGCGCAAGACGTCTGCATACGACTATTGAGCACGTCTTAGAGGATATTAGTTTTAATGTAGATGAGTATCAAGGTAAGGAAATAGAGGTAAATGTGGAAATGGTGCGGGAGGCGTTAGCAGATTTGGTAGAAAATGTAGATTTAGCACGTTATATTCTTTAA